Proteins encoded within one genomic window of Candidatus Binatia bacterium:
- a CDS encoding sulfite exporter TauE/SafE family protein codes for MEVGTVILVIFVTLVAAIVQTIAGFGFSLLAVPALAIFMEPAQAVPLSAMLSFVNANRVAQQTRGETPWRLVLLLLVGSLFGLPLGLQVLLYLSPDLLRFLVGTVSALMALAIAVGFRWPHSDRASFLTGFVSGILSTSTAINGPPIVLYLQAAGLRAEVFRGALSNLFVLNGIFALGSFLIAGLIGYDSLRLLLLGLPFLFVGHWCGERLLNLLDAERFRSFVLLLLGMASTAIAIAALLRAVPFW; via the coding sequence GTGGAAGTTGGCACCGTCATCCTCGTGATCTTCGTTACTCTGGTGGCGGCGATAGTGCAGACGATAGCGGGCTTCGGATTTTCGCTTTTGGCGGTTCCGGCACTGGCCATTTTCATGGAGCCGGCGCAGGCTGTTCCTCTGTCGGCGATGCTCTCCTTTGTGAATGCCAACCGCGTGGCACAACAAACTCGCGGGGAAACGCCCTGGCGGCTGGTTCTCCTGTTGCTGGTCGGGAGTCTTTTCGGCCTCCCGCTTGGCTTGCAGGTGCTGCTCTACCTTTCACCAGATCTGCTCCGTTTTCTGGTGGGCACGGTGTCTGCATTGATGGCGTTGGCCATCGCGGTCGGTTTTCGCTGGCCCCATTCCGACAGGGCATCGTTCCTCACGGGGTTCGTCTCCGGAATTCTCTCCACCAGTACAGCGATTAACGGACCTCCGATCGTGCTCTATCTGCAGGCCGCCGGTTTGCGGGCGGAAGTTTTTCGCGGTGCACTATCCAATCTTTTTGTGCTCAACGGGATCTTTGCCCTCGGCAGCTTTCTGATCGCCGGCCTGATTGGTTACGATTCGCTGAGATTACTCCTTCTGGGCCTCCCCTTTCTTTTTGTCGGGCATTGGTGCGGGGAGCGCTTGCTGAATCTTCTGGATGCCGAGCGGTTTCGATCGTTCGTTCTTCTCCTTTTGGGAATGGCGAGCACGGCGATTGCCATCGCGGCCCTGCTCCGTGCGGTTCCCTTCTGGTAG
- a CDS encoding CoA transferase, whose product MGGALQGLRVLELADEQGEYAGKLLADLGAEVCKVEAPSGESSRRLQPRSVEDPATSDWFRYANTSKQSLLLDLEDPTDCDALMELSRNVDLILETRGPGFLESHGLSFAKLRAENPGLVLTRISGFGQDGPRAGWQSSDLVATALSGAAYTTGWPDEPPMSLAGFPAYMMAGTAAASGSLIALRAAKISGHGECVDVSLQEVMASVSHVVGAGRYLEDGVISCREGSGLTASVPSGVWPARDGSIYLTVNRPAHWKALARWVAETGGSEAIREPVFEGPSANRQAYREVIDTWLAEHFARMTVADCCASGQERHIAITPLQGAAQVVADPHLRAREFFVRPEGSSQSFPGAPYRHAATPWRIANLAPNPGQGGALLQKKWLSIERPRKSPGSRRTGTVGAVPRIINEGRDAGALAGLRVLEFTAGMAGPWAGRLMAYHGAEVVKIESRAAADVTRLYISPKAPDAGISEVLSPWFTDWNAGKNFVGLDLKKQEGCDLALRLAAEADLVIENFVPGAMKRLGLDFSALAAVNPQLIYLATSGFGQSGPAANYVSWGPNIEAVSGLAALSGLPERGCTITQYAYSDPVAALHGLVAVMAALEYRERTGAGQFIDLAQVETCVATIGDVMMAALAGDMPEPAGNRRESGAPYGIYPCAGKDRWVAITVRSDAEWAAFCRVAGHPEWMADRRFANHENRRRHVDRLDEMVAGWTSALPAEALMQRLQDGGVAAGVAQHVEDLLRADPQLAARDFFEDIQHRSAGTVRASRPGFRLTETGGRTSDTGRAIGADNIRVLQDWLSFTDEDIAPYLRAGVLEN is encoded by the coding sequence GTGGGCGGTGCACTTCAGGGACTGCGGGTTCTCGAACTCGCGGACGAACAGGGCGAGTATGCGGGAAAGTTGCTCGCGGATCTCGGCGCCGAAGTTTGCAAGGTCGAGGCACCCTCGGGCGAATCGAGTCGACGTCTGCAACCACGTTCGGTCGAGGACCCGGCAACCAGTGATTGGTTTCGCTACGCAAATACCTCCAAGCAAAGCCTTCTTCTCGATCTGGAAGACCCCACGGATTGTGACGCGCTTATGGAGCTCTCGCGAAATGTGGATCTGATTCTGGAGACCCGAGGCCCAGGCTTCCTCGAGAGTCATGGACTGAGCTTTGCAAAGCTCCGAGCGGAAAACCCGGGTTTGGTGCTCACCCGGATCAGCGGATTTGGTCAAGACGGCCCTCGTGCTGGCTGGCAGTCTTCCGATCTTGTTGCGACAGCTCTCTCGGGGGCAGCCTATACGACTGGCTGGCCGGATGAACCACCAATGTCGTTGGCGGGCTTTCCCGCCTATATGATGGCCGGCACAGCGGCCGCCAGTGGATCATTGATCGCGCTTCGCGCGGCGAAGATTTCGGGCCACGGAGAATGCGTGGACGTATCTCTTCAGGAAGTGATGGCCTCCGTCTCCCACGTCGTCGGGGCCGGGCGCTACCTGGAGGACGGCGTGATTTCGTGCCGCGAAGGGTCCGGGCTGACCGCATCGGTGCCGTCGGGTGTTTGGCCTGCCCGGGACGGTTCGATCTATCTGACCGTGAACCGTCCCGCCCACTGGAAAGCCCTGGCGCGTTGGGTTGCCGAAACGGGCGGTAGCGAAGCGATCCGGGAGCCGGTTTTCGAGGGCCCTTCCGCCAACCGGCAGGCCTATCGAGAGGTGATCGACACATGGCTGGCCGAGCATTTTGCGCGCATGACGGTTGCGGATTGTTGCGCTTCGGGACAGGAAAGGCATATCGCGATCACGCCCTTGCAGGGTGCGGCACAGGTGGTCGCGGATCCGCATTTACGAGCGCGCGAGTTCTTCGTTCGTCCCGAGGGGAGCTCGCAATCGTTCCCCGGAGCACCCTATCGCCACGCAGCAACGCCGTGGCGGATCGCGAACCTCGCTCCGAATCCGGGTCAGGGCGGGGCGCTCCTTCAGAAGAAATGGCTTTCCATCGAGCGGCCGAGGAAATCTCCCGGGAGTCGGCGTACGGGCACGGTCGGCGCGGTTCCGCGCATAATAAATGAGGGCCGTGACGCGGGTGCTCTCGCCGGATTGCGTGTTCTGGAATTCACCGCGGGAATGGCAGGCCCATGGGCGGGGCGTCTGATGGCTTATCATGGCGCTGAAGTCGTGAAGATCGAGTCCCGGGCAGCGGCTGATGTCACCCGTTTATATATTTCCCCCAAGGCTCCTGATGCCGGTATCAGCGAAGTGCTCTCGCCCTGGTTTACGGATTGGAATGCCGGCAAGAATTTCGTTGGTCTGGATTTGAAAAAGCAGGAGGGTTGCGATTTGGCGCTGCGACTCGCGGCAGAGGCCGATCTCGTAATCGAAAATTTCGTTCCTGGAGCGATGAAACGGCTGGGTCTCGATTTCTCCGCACTGGCGGCCGTCAATCCTCAATTGATCTACCTGGCGACTTCAGGTTTTGGTCAGTCGGGGCCGGCCGCAAATTATGTTTCCTGGGGGCCGAATATCGAGGCTGTCTCGGGGCTCGCTGCGCTTTCGGGGCTCCCGGAGCGTGGCTGTACGATCACGCAGTATGCGTATTCGGATCCGGTGGCGGCCCTGCATGGGCTGGTCGCTGTCATGGCCGCGCTGGAGTATCGTGAGCGGACGGGTGCGGGGCAGTTCATTGACCTCGCACAGGTGGAGACGTGTGTGGCAACGATCGGGGACGTGATGATGGCCGCGCTGGCTGGAGATATGCCCGAGCCAGCCGGCAACCGTCGCGAGAGCGGGGCACCCTACGGAATTTATCCGTGCGCAGGCAAGGACCGTTGGGTTGCGATCACCGTGCGTTCCGATGCCGAGTGGGCAGCATTTTGTCGGGTCGCCGGTCATCCGGAATGGATGGCCGATCGCAGATTTGCGAACCACGAAAATCGTCGGCGGCACGTCGATCGACTCGACGAGATGGTCGCCGGATGGACGTCGGCGCTGCCGGCAGAGGCGTTGATGCAACGCCTTCAGGATGGCGGTGTTGCCGCGGGCGTGGCGCAGCATGTGGAGGATCTCTTGCGGGCCGATCCCCAATTGGCGGCCAGAGACTTCTTTGAGGACATTCAGCATCGCTCGGCAGGAACCGTTCGGGCCAGTCGGCCGGGTTTTCGATTGACCGAAACCGGAGGCAGAACCTCGGATACGGGTCGTGCTATCGGGGCCGATAATATTCGAGTTCTGCAGGATTGGCTGTCGTTTACGGACGAGGACATCGCCCCTTATCTTCGTGCCGGCGTGCTCGAGAATTGA
- a CDS encoding DEAD/DEAH box helicase, with translation MSTKKKEIAKPELGFAGFELHASLNKGLREAGFLDPRPIQEKTIPAGMEGRDVLGLAQTGTGKTAAFALPILDQRIRNQSKGPTALILAPTRELANQIDAEIRTLAKFTSMRTVTVFGGKSIKMQAQALRRHPEIIVGCPGRVLDLLKQGELDLGRIKTVVLDEADHMFDMGFLPDVKRILSACPDERQNLLFSATMPKEIRHLADRMLLNPQVVELAHSAPADRIEHVLAPVPQDQKRDLLESILKSDDCQTAIVFTRTKHRARQMAVKLDKQGHRAVALQGNMSQVQRDRAMDGFRKGKFDILVATDIAARGLDVAGVSYVINFDPPSTPETYTHRIGRTGRAELSGKAVTFVTREDRDWIRDTERYLKSPIERQQFDGVDAENLEAAPSKPAAAARPKNPNARKSYGKKPALQKSRQRKPQPGGSGGRRGGPGRARDGASAKAGNRSRG, from the coding sequence TTGTCAACGAAGAAAAAGGAAATTGCGAAGCCCGAGCTGGGCTTTGCCGGGTTTGAGTTGCATGCGTCCCTCAACAAGGGACTTCGCGAGGCCGGGTTTCTCGATCCGCGCCCCATTCAGGAAAAGACGATTCCGGCAGGAATGGAAGGACGAGACGTGCTGGGGCTGGCGCAAACTGGAACCGGCAAAACCGCAGCTTTTGCCTTGCCGATTCTGGACCAGAGGATTCGGAACCAGAGCAAGGGCCCAACGGCTCTGATCCTGGCACCGACCCGTGAGCTGGCCAATCAAATTGATGCCGAGATCCGCACGCTCGCCAAGTTCACCTCGATGCGCACGGTCACGGTATTCGGTGGCAAGTCCATCAAGATGCAGGCGCAAGCCTTGCGGCGACATCCCGAGATTATCGTGGGCTGCCCGGGGCGCGTTCTTGACCTGCTCAAACAGGGGGAATTGGATCTCGGACGCATCAAGACCGTGGTGCTGGATGAAGCGGACCATATGTTCGATATGGGCTTCCTGCCCGATGTGAAACGCATTCTTTCGGCCTGTCCCGATGAACGCCAGAACCTTCTGTTCTCGGCGACCATGCCCAAGGAGATCCGCCATCTGGCGGATCGGATGTTGCTGAATCCACAAGTGGTCGAGTTGGCGCATTCCGCTCCGGCCGACCGGATTGAGCATGTTCTGGCGCCGGTGCCGCAGGACCAGAAGCGTGACCTTCTCGAGTCGATTCTCAAGAGCGACGATTGCCAGACCGCGATCGTCTTCACCCGGACCAAGCATCGTGCGCGCCAGATGGCCGTGAAACTCGACAAGCAGGGCCATCGCGCGGTTGCCCTGCAGGGGAATATGTCTCAGGTGCAACGCGACCGTGCGATGGATGGGTTTCGCAAGGGTAAATTCGATATTCTGGTTGCGACCGATATCGCTGCTCGCGGCCTCGATGTGGCGGGAGTTTCCTATGTGATCAACTTCGATCCTCCCAGCACGCCGGAGACTTACACCCATCGGATCGGTCGGACGGGTCGTGCCGAGTTGAGCGGCAAAGCGGTGACTTTTGTGACCCGCGAGGACCGTGATTGGATTCGGGATACGGAGCGCTATCTGAAATCACCGATCGAGCGGCAGCAGTTTGATGGCGTCGATGCGGAGAACCTCGAAGCAGCGCCGTCGAAGCCGGCGGCGGCAGCCAGGCCGAAAAATCCGAACGCTCGAAAATCCTATGGCAAGAAGCCGGCCTTGCAAAAATCCCGTCAGCGAAAGCCTCAGCCAGGTGGTAGCGGGGGCCGTCGCGGTGGACCCGGCCGTGCTCGCGATGGAGCCAGCGCGAAGGCCGGCAATCGCAGCCGAGGCTGA
- a CDS encoding FadD3 family acyl-CoA ligase gives MEHSIPALVQSAGDRFGDASAIEDGDIRLSFRELAQGSLRAGRAFRAAGLQAGDRAAIWAPNYSEWILAAIGLQSAGGVLVPLNTRLKAGEAAYVLQNSGAKMLCTVSDFLGVDYATEIRKQDVPSLEKVITFRGRSDGADTWEDFLDTSNDVTAETIHEQIAAIGPDDLSDILFTSGTTGKPKGVMSAHGQNLRAFEAWSGCVGLREGDRYLIINPFFHAFGYKAGWLSAILRGATILPQITFDVEEVLRRIEPDRITMLPGPPTIYQSILSHPDLARHDISSLRLAVTGAAAIPVELINQMRQDLGFETVITGYGLTETCGIVSMCREGDAAETIATTSGRPIDGVEVRLVDSEGRDVPAGEPGEVIVRGYNVMRGYFANPEETEKTIDKDGFLHTGDIAVADADFNLRITDRIKDMFIMGGFNCYPAEIENALYDSGYAAQVAVIGVPDERMGEVGMAFLVAAPDKEVSADIVRDWSRENMANYKVPRYIQIVDELPVNASGKVTKFVLREQAEKILSTQE, from the coding sequence ATGGAACACAGCATTCCCGCATTGGTACAAAGCGCCGGCGACCGCTTCGGCGACGCCTCGGCGATCGAAGATGGCGACATCCGCCTGAGCTTTCGTGAACTCGCCCAAGGCAGCTTGCGAGCTGGTCGAGCCTTCCGCGCAGCCGGCCTGCAAGCCGGCGACCGTGCGGCCATCTGGGCTCCGAATTATTCCGAATGGATCCTCGCAGCGATCGGCCTGCAATCCGCTGGAGGCGTTCTCGTCCCGCTGAATACCCGACTCAAGGCAGGCGAAGCCGCTTACGTTCTACAAAATAGTGGCGCAAAAATGCTCTGCACGGTCAGTGACTTCCTCGGTGTCGACTATGCCACCGAGATTCGCAAACAGGACGTACCCTCCCTCGAGAAGGTGATCACCTTCCGTGGCCGCTCTGACGGCGCTGATACCTGGGAGGATTTTCTGGACACGAGCAACGACGTTACGGCCGAGACCATTCACGAACAGATTGCGGCCATCGGTCCCGACGACCTCTCGGATATTCTCTTCACCTCGGGGACGACCGGAAAACCCAAGGGCGTGATGAGCGCTCACGGTCAGAACCTGCGGGCCTTCGAGGCGTGGTCGGGCTGCGTGGGCCTGCGCGAAGGCGATCGCTATCTGATCATCAATCCTTTCTTCCATGCCTTTGGCTACAAGGCCGGCTGGCTGTCAGCGATTCTTCGCGGGGCGACGATCCTTCCACAAATCACATTTGACGTTGAAGAAGTCCTGCGGCGGATCGAACCCGATCGTATCACCATGTTGCCGGGACCACCGACCATCTACCAAAGCATCCTCAGCCACCCCGATCTGGCAAGGCACGATATCTCCTCGCTCCGACTCGCCGTCACGGGAGCGGCTGCCATTCCGGTCGAGTTGATCAACCAGATGCGCCAGGATCTCGGCTTCGAGACGGTTATTACCGGATACGGCCTGACCGAAACCTGCGGGATCGTCAGCATGTGTCGCGAGGGAGATGCCGCCGAAACCATTGCGACCACCTCGGGACGACCGATCGACGGCGTCGAAGTCCGACTGGTCGACAGCGAAGGTCGCGACGTTCCCGCCGGCGAACCCGGCGAAGTGATCGTGCGCGGCTATAACGTCATGCGCGGGTATTTCGCCAACCCCGAAGAGACCGAGAAAACCATCGACAAAGATGGCTTCCTCCACACCGGGGACATCGCGGTCGCTGACGCCGACTTCAACCTGCGCATCACCGACCGGATCAAGGATATGTTCATCATGGGCGGGTTTAACTGTTACCCGGCCGAGATTGAAAATGCGCTCTACGATAGCGGTTATGCCGCACAGGTCGCGGTGATCGGCGTTCCCGACGAACGGATGGGCGAGGTCGGCATGGCCTTTCTTGTGGCCGCGCCCGACAAAGAGGTCTCGGCCGACATTGTCCGCGACTGGAGCCGGGAGAATATGGCCAACTACAAGGTGCCCCGATACATCCAGATCGTGGACGAGCTTCCCGTGAACGCTTCGGGCAAAGTCACCAAATTCGTTCTGCGCGAGCAGGCCGAAAAAATTCTCAGCACGCAG
- a CDS encoding class I SAM-dependent methyltransferase — MAKMEDGFGKPLEVRDFVLANAEEGNPTKVLSTLDQYAEDHFFLMNVGPEKGPLLTKEVKKLSPEARVLEFGSYCGYSAILIARDLPSQAQLTCVEIDPESVEGARDIVAFAGLADRVEIIAGASGDRIPSLPSPFDLVFLDHWKDLYEEDLKALEKHQLLRPGAVIFADNVGPLFNPESYLNYVRTCGKYDSSHHISTIEYTDRPDAAEISVFRG; from the coding sequence ATGGCGAAGATGGAAGATGGATTCGGCAAACCACTTGAGGTGCGCGATTTCGTATTGGCCAACGCCGAAGAGGGGAACCCCACGAAGGTCCTGAGCACACTGGATCAATATGCCGAGGACCATTTCTTCCTCATGAATGTGGGGCCGGAGAAAGGCCCCCTGCTCACCAAAGAGGTGAAGAAACTTTCGCCGGAGGCACGCGTTCTCGAGTTCGGCAGCTACTGCGGATATTCTGCGATCCTGATCGCACGCGACCTGCCCTCGCAAGCGCAATTAACCTGCGTGGAAATCGACCCCGAATCCGTCGAAGGGGCACGCGATATCGTCGCCTTTGCCGGCCTCGCCGATCGGGTCGAGATCATTGCCGGTGCCTCGGGCGACAGGATTCCCTCCCTACCAAGCCCCTTCGATCTGGTTTTTCTCGACCACTGGAAGGATCTCTACGAAGAAGATCTGAAGGCTCTAGAGAAACACCAATTACTGCGCCCGGGTGCGGTGATCTTTGCCGACAACGTCGGGCCTCTGTTCAACCCCGAGAGCTACCTCAACTACGTTCGTACTTGCGGCAAGTACGACTCGTCCCACCATATCTCCACGATTGAATACACGGACCGGCCCGACGCGGCCGAGATCTCGGTCTTTCGGGGTTGA
- a CDS encoding DUF309 domain-containing protein, translating into MADALDLIRSRQWFEAHESLEDLWREAEGKRRRHLQGLLHIVVSLEHLRRGNPRGCQGQWDKARQRLADVPPCFAGLEIPGWMDELEVFFRRLDLAAAAEARLFTQPIPEIETWPIPALAQDNSTMR; encoded by the coding sequence ATGGCAGACGCTCTCGACCTCATCCGGAGCCGGCAATGGTTCGAGGCCCACGAGTCCCTCGAAGATCTCTGGCGCGAAGCCGAAGGCAAACGGCGGAGGCATTTGCAGGGCCTGCTCCATATCGTCGTGTCTCTCGAGCACCTTCGTCGCGGCAACCCTCGCGGTTGTCAGGGGCAATGGGACAAAGCTCGCCAACGACTGGCTGACGTGCCCCCCTGCTTTGCCGGACTCGAGATTCCGGGATGGATGGACGAGCTCGAAGTTTTCTTCCGGCGACTCGATCTCGCGGCCGCCGCCGAGGCGAGGCTCTTTACGCAACCAATACCCGAAATCGAAACCTGGCCGATCCCGGCCCTTGCTCAGGACAATTCGACCATGAGATGA